In Streptomyces rapamycinicus NRRL 5491, the genomic stretch TGCGGTGACGGCCGCCGCGGGGCGCGCGACGACGGTCCCGCTGGCCCTATTCGCGCTGCTGACCGCCGTTCACCTGGCCGCGCTGCTCGTGGACGCCACCACCGCCGTCCACCTCACCAAGCCCGCCCTGATGCCCGTGCTCGCCGTATGGGCCCTTGCGCGTGGCGGGCCGTGGCCGCTTCCGGCCGCGCTGCTGTGCGGCTGCGGGGGCGATGTGCTGCTGCAGATCGGCGGCGAGACCGCGTTCCTGGCCGGTATGGGGTGCTTCGCGGCTGGGCACCTCTGCTATCTGACGCTGTTCGCCCGCGCCGGGCGGCGCCGTACGCGGCCCTGGGCGGCCGCCGGGTACGGGGCGGCGTGGCTGGGCACGGTGGCGCTGCTGTGGCCCGGCCTCGCCCCGCATCTGCGGCTTCCCGTCGCGGGCTACAGCCTCCTGCTGACGGTCATGGCGCTGGCCGCGCTCGGGGCGGGTGTGTGGAGCGGCCTCGGCGGGGCGCTGTTCATGCTCTCCGACACCCTGATCGCGGCCGGGCTCGCGGACTGGCCACGGCCGCCGGTGCCCCAATTCTGGATCATGGCCACCTATATGGCCGCCCAGTGGCTGCTGACGGCGGGGGCGACGCGCGACGGCCCCGCGCCCCGCGCCGGAACGGGCGCTCGTCAGCCCATGACGCCCGTAAGGCCGTGACGCCCGTAAGGCCGTGACGCTCAAGGCTGTGACGCCCGTAAGGTGGTCACGCCCAAGCCCATGACGCCCGTAAGGCAGTGCCCCTCATCAGTACGTGACCGGCAACCGCCTGAGCCGGACCACGCGCAGCGGGTCCGAGTGGCGGTCATGGCTCAGCTCCCAGTCCCGGGCGCGCGCCGCCTCGACCACATAGCCCGCGCCCACTCCGCGGTACTCGCGCACGGGGATGTCGTGCGGGCCCGGCGGCGGGGCCTTCTTCGCCTTCTGGGCGGCCAGTTCCTTGGCGGTCCAGGAGGCGATGCGCTTGTCGACCCGGGCCCGGTAGAAGGCCGCGTCGCCCTCGTGCCGCAGTTCCGGGAGCGTCACGCACCAGGCGGGCCACATCTTCACGCTGTCCCCGAACTTGTCGATCAGGCCGAGGAAGCCCTTCTCGAACCCGGGGATCACCGTAAGGATCTCGGCCACGATCCCGAAGGCGATGAAGCCCAGGAAGATCACCACGATCAGCGCCCACCACAGCGGCAGCAGCAGCACGGTCAGCACGAACCGGATCAGCAGCGAGTAGGCCGGCCGAGAGGGCAGCGGTCCCCAGGAGTCGTCGTGGTGCACGGGAACGCGGTCCTCTCGCGGCTTCATGGGGGGAACACGTACGGGCCGCCGGGCGACTGCTCCGCCCCGGCGGCCCGTGCATTGTGTCAGCCGGTCACTTCTCGACGGCGTCCAGGGCGTCCGCGAGCCCGGCGCCGTAGAAGCCGTTGTACCGCTTGCCGCCCTCGCACACCGCGTCGACCGTGCCGTCGCCGTCGATGTCGTACGGCGTCGGGCAGGCCAGGTCATCGGCCTCGGCCTTGAGCAGCGCCTTCACCTGCCAGGGGGAGGCGTGCGGATGGGTGCTCTTGATGAGCGCCGCGACACCGGCCACATGCGGCGAGGCCATCGACGTGCCCGCCATGTAGCCGTACTGCCCGCCCGGCAGCGTGTTGTAGATCAGGCCGCTGGTGGCCGGGGGCTCGGGCTTCTGGTAGACGGTGCTGTCACCGCCGGGGGCCGCGATGTCGATGATCCCCAGACCGTAGTTGGAGAACGAGGACTTGAGCCCCTTGGCGCCGGTCGAGGCGACCGTGACGACGCCCGGCAACTGGGTCGGGATGTCCAGGCAGACGCTCGGGTCCACCTCCCGGTCACCGGGGGTGGTGTCGTTGGGGCTGGAGGGGTCGGTGATGGTGTCCGAGGTCAGGTCGTAGTTCTCGTTGCCCGCCGCGGCCACATTGACCACGCCCCGGCGCTCGGCGTACGACGAGGCCCGGCGCACCGCCTCGACCAGGGCCTTCTGGTCCGGGTCGGTGGTGCAGTTGAAGTACCACGGGTCGGTGTAATAGCTGTTGTTGGTGACGTCCACGCCGTGCTCGGCGGCCCAGACGAAGCCGCAGACGACCGCCTCGGTGTAGAAGAACCCGGCCGTCGTGGACACCTTGATCCCGGAGACCTTGACGCCCGGGGCCACGCCGGTGACGCCGACGCCGTTCTTCGCGGCGGCGATCTCGCCCGCCACATGCGTACCGTGCGGGGACTCCTCGGCGCTCGGCCGCCAGGCGCCGTCGGCGGTGTCCGGCTTGCCCGTCACACAGTTGACGGACGCCTTACGGTCGAAGTTCGGCGCCAGATCGGGGTGGGTGTCGTCCACACCGGTGTCGATGACCCCGACGGTGACCTTACGGCTGCCCAGGTTCTTCTCATGCGCCTTGTCCGCCTTGATCGCCGGCAGATCCCACTGCAGCGGCTCCAGCGGGTCCTGCCCGGCCTTCGCCTTCGCCGCCACCGCCTGCCGCTGCTTCTCGCTCAACAGCTTCGGCGTGTCGATGTCGTCGGTGGACTGGGCGGGCAGCGGGGCGGTGCGGGTGTTCCCGGCGGAGGTGACGCCGCGCACCTTACGGACGGTCTTGGCGAAGTCCGGGTTGGCGGAGTGGACGACGATGACGCCGATCCGGTCGTAGGACACCACGACCGTGCCGCCGGCCTGGGCGATGGCCTTGCGGATCCGGGACGGGTCCTGCCCCGGGCGGGTGTTGACGACATAGCTCAGGGACGGGCCGTCGGCCGTGGCGGCCGCGGCGGCGTGGCCGTCCCGCCCGAGCGCGGTGGCGGTGGTGGGCAGGAAGGCCAGCGCGGTGGTGAGCGCCATGGCGGCGGGTATCGCGGCGGTGCGCAGCGGCAGGGAGGTGCGGCGCGGCGTCATGGGTACTCCGGTTCTCTCGACGGTTCTCTCGAGGTGCTCGACGGTTCTCTCGAGGTGGATGAGAAGGCTCTGGGCGGGCGGACCGGGCTGGATCGTCAGCGTTCCGGACCGGGGGCGCGGACGCGCGCTCAGCGCGCCACTCGGGGGACGCGGAGCCCCCGGGCGCGGGCGGCGGTCCGGCGGGCCGCGTCAACGGCGGCGGTCCGGCCGGG encodes the following:
- a CDS encoding lysoplasmalogenase produces the protein MTAAAGRATTVPLALFALLTAVHLAALLVDATTAVHLTKPALMPVLAVWALARGGPWPLPAALLCGCGGDVLLQIGGETAFLAGMGCFAAGHLCYLTLFARAGRRRTRPWAAAGYGAAWLGTVALLWPGLAPHLRLPVAGYSLLLTVMALAALGAGVWSGLGGALFMLSDTLIAAGLADWPRPPVPQFWIMATYMAAQWLLTAGATRDGPAPRAGTGARQPMTPVRP
- a CDS encoding S8 family peptidase; protein product: MTPRRTSLPLRTAAIPAAMALTTALAFLPTTATALGRDGHAAAAATADGPSLSYVVNTRPGQDPSRIRKAIAQAGGTVVVSYDRIGVIVVHSANPDFAKTVRKVRGVTSAGNTRTAPLPAQSTDDIDTPKLLSEKQRQAVAAKAKAGQDPLEPLQWDLPAIKADKAHEKNLGSRKVTVGVIDTGVDDTHPDLAPNFDRKASVNCVTGKPDTADGAWRPSAEESPHGTHVAGEIAAAKNGVGVTGVAPGVKVSGIKVSTTAGFFYTEAVVCGFVWAAEHGVDVTNNSYYTDPWYFNCTTDPDQKALVEAVRRASSYAERRGVVNVAAAGNENYDLTSDTITDPSSPNDTTPGDREVDPSVCLDIPTQLPGVVTVASTGAKGLKSSFSNYGLGIIDIAAPGGDSTVYQKPEPPATSGLIYNTLPGGQYGYMAGTSMASPHVAGVAALIKSTHPHASPWQVKALLKAEADDLACPTPYDIDGDGTVDAVCEGGKRYNGFYGAGLADALDAVEK